Proteins co-encoded in one Gossypium arboreum isolate Shixiya-1 chromosome 11, ASM2569848v2, whole genome shotgun sequence genomic window:
- the LOC108482982 gene encoding zinc finger CCCH domain-containing protein 38 isoform X1, with translation MSGSRKRGSKWNSKEEQQYSLENVRDKAWSAKVSAPFHDRESEHGYFSAEVGRKDKWSVVGVGDMMKSKHGMPSRESFHGSRGGEKDDNNDFVKNWKTTTPWDGDETYSMKMSPGLDDWRLKKRHSSPKGDWNGSHRSRSRSWSRSRSRSRSRSPVRSVRWQSGLHERTRNRSGVSTQLCKDFMAGRCRRGSQCHFLHQDIQSREDGWDNRQKRAGVSKYITHDDCKDYLVKSGRSTDCCTDFLKGNCRRGASCRFAHDGATDGFGRRTTNEISSERENTKRNRIRTPDRDGEREARRSSDIPCKFFASGNCHNGKYCRFSHHGQARASPDRRSRGDRGVWCPSSINVDRLQDGPTLRDTDASFNVNKSWNAPERSDANVINEAEIPWNGPKWSDLDASNDANNSWTSSKWSDAEASNDANNLWTGSKWSDTGAYLGATKFSKDTIAKNGASEPRFSNWSMDERWRHNYDVSGKNIEADVQYKTVDIDKDEQTPTKIENSGVNIGVSEPKGAEESLGDMEMSPEWNYKIQSSVKKELTHGSKPAIVETLLHSQERNITEEASGQVHDGLAALQPMLTEKSNVHQDHLMRCSSGVALPCVSNALNTTSNSHIVLNFCINNTPLPSFDQPGPSPSTLPCSNLDAVGQSQVTIPSNEVTKEDAQNGLLFHEEKRSNELNIGDANVLHGNSGSKSTQTMVSNEQLTQLTNLSASLAQLFGKGQQLPLLHAALNAHNGMQVTSIANSGSHIEPDSMPNLQPDQDITFPKIYDPISDSIEPAKKQGTDTKPLGFSIQPVAEKNTDGQPELSANKLLPSSLLCSNNDDDYHNDLSSRREPDFDSHKPNQLEPVASSEAKKKNEGVEETKKAEGENGPSESGDADDKTDEAKKNKDSKGIRAFKFALVEFVKDLLKPTWKEGQIGKEAYKNIVKKVVDKVIATVQGTNIPQTPEKIDQYLSFSKPKLSKLVQAYVEKFQKS, from the exons ATGAGTGGAAGCAGAAAACGTGGTTCTAAGTGGAATTCAAAAGAGGAACAACAATATTCTCTTGAAAATGTACGAGATAAAGCTTGGTCTGCGAAAGTCAGTGCGCCTTTTCATGATAGAGAATCAGAACATGGATATTTCTCTGCAGAGGTTGGTAGGAAAGACAAGTGGTCTGTTGTCGGAGTCGGTGACATGATGAAATCTAAGCATGGAATGCCTTCAAGGGAATCTTTTCATGGAAGCAGAGGTGGTGAAAAGGATGATAACAATGACTTTGTTAAAAATTGGAAAACTACAACTCCATGGGACGGGGATGAGACTTACAGCATGAAAATGTCACCTGGTCTTGATGATTGGAGGCTTAAAAAACGCCACAGTTCTCCTAAAGGTGATTGGAATGGGTCTCACAG AAGCAGGAGTAGGAGCTGGAGCAGAAGTCGAAGTAGAAGCAGGAGCCGGAGTCCAGTTCGTAGCGTTCGGTGGCAATCAGGATTACATGAGAGAACCAGAAACAGATCTGGAGTGTCAACTCAATTATGTAAAGATTTTATGGCTGGTAGATGCAGGAGAGGCAGTCAGTGTCACTTTCTTCACCAAGATATTCAAAGTCGTGAGGATGGTTGGGATAATAGACAAAAGAGAGCTGGTGTTTCAAAATATATTACTCACGATGATTGTAAAGATTACCTTGTTAAGAGTGGAAGATCTACTGATTGCTGCACTGATTTTCTGAAAGGTAACTGCCGCAGGGGTGCATCATGTAGGTTTGCTCATGATGGTGCTACTGATGGCTTTGGTAGAAGAACAACGAATGAGATTAGTAGTGAAAGGGAAAACACCAAGCGGAACAGAATTAGAACTCCAGATCGTGATGGTGAGCGTGAAGCTCGTCGAAGCAGTGATATTCCTTGCAAATTCTTTGCTTCTGGAAATTGTCATAATGGAAAATATTGTAGGTTTTCTCATCATGGTCAGGCACGTGCAAGTCCTGATAGAAGGTCACGTGGTGATAGAGGTGTATGGTGTCCAAGTTCCATTAATGTGGATAGGTTGCAGGATGGTCCAACATTGAGAGATACAGATGCTTCATTCAATGTGAATAAATCTTGGAATGCTCCTGAAAGAAGTGATGCTAATGTGATAAATGAAGCTGAGATACCCTGGAATGGTCCAAAATGGAGTGATCTTGATGCTTCAAATGATGCAAACAATTCATGGACTAGTTCAAAATGGAGTGATGCTGAGGCTTCAAATGATGCGAACAACTTATGGACTGGTTCAAAATGGAGTGATACAGGTGCCTACTTAGGGGCTACAAAGTTCAGCAAGGACACAATTGCAAAAAATGGTGCCTCTGAACCAAGATTCTCTAATTGGTCCATGGATGAGAGATGGCGGCACAACTATGATGTCAGTGGAAAGAACATTGAGGCTGATGTGCAGTATAAAACAGTTGATATTGACAAGGATGAACAAACTCCAACGAAGATAGAAAATTCAGGTGTTAATATTGGTGTATCAGAACCAAAAGGTGCTGAAGAGTCGCTTGGTGATATGGAAATGTCCCCTGAGTGGAATTACAAGATACAGTCTTCTGTTAAAAAGGAACTCACTCATGGTTCAAAACCAGCTATTGTCGAAACACTTTTACATTCTCAAGAAAGGAATATAACTGAAGAGGCCTCAGGTCAGGTACATGATGGGCTTGCAGCTTTGCAGCCAATGTTAACTGAGAAATCTAACGTTCACCAGGACCACCTGATGAGGTGCAGCAGTGGTGTAGCACTGCCATGTGTCAGCAATGCTCTTAACACAACTTCCAATTCACACATTGTTCTAAATTTTTGTATCAACAACACGCCATTGCCAAGCTTTGACCAGCCTGGGCCAAGTCCGAGTACTTTACCTTGTTCAAACTTAGATGCAGTTGGACAAAGTCAAGTGACAATCCCTTCTAATGAAGTGACTAAGGAAGATGCCCAAAACGGCCTGCTGTTTCATGAGGAGAAAAGAAGCAATGAACTAAATATTGGGGATGCTAATGTATTACATGGTAATTCTGGATCTAAGTCAACTCAGACTATGGTAAGCAATGAGCAGCTCACCCAACTTACCAATCTTTCAGCCTCTCTAGCTCAGTTGTTTGGAAAGGGGCAGCAACTTCCATTACTTCATGCTGCTCTTAATGCCCATAATGGAATGCAGGTGACGTCTATTGCAAACTCTGGAAGTCATATTGAGCCAGATTCCATGCCAAATCTACAGCCAGATCAAGACATTACTTTCCCAAAAATATATGACCCTATATCTGACAGTATTGAGCCTGCCAAGAAGCAGGGCACAGATACAAAGCCTTTGGGGTTTTCAATACAGCCTGTTGCAGAGAAAAATACTGATGGCCAACCTGAACTATCGGCTAATAAGTTGTTACCTTCATCTCTTTTGTGTAGTAATAATGATGATGATTATCATAATGATCTCAGTTCCAGAAGAGAGCCTGATTTTGATAGCCATAAGCCAAATCAGCTGGAGCCTGTTGCAAGTTCTGAGgcaaagaagaaaaatgaaggagTTGAGGAAACCAAGAAAGCTGAAGGGGAGAATGGCCCATCAGAGAGTGGAGATGCTGATGACAAGACTGATGAGGCCAAGAAGAACAAGGATAGTAAGGGAATTCGTGCATTTAAATTTGCACTCGTTGAGTTTGTCAAGGATCTCCTCAAACCGACATGGAAGGAAGGTCAAATTGGCAAAGAGGCTTACAAAAACATTGTGAAGAAGGTTGTTGACAAAGTGATTGCTACAGTTCAAGGGACTAATATTCCGCAAACACCTGAAAAAATTGATCAATATCTgtcattttcaaaaccaaagcTTAGCAAACTTGTACAG GCATATGTGGAAAAGTTTCAGAAGAGCTAA
- the LOC108482982 gene encoding zinc finger CCCH domain-containing protein 38 isoform X3: MSGSRKRGSKWNSKEEQQYSLENVRDKAWSAKVSAPFHDRESEHGYFSAEVGRKDKWSVVGVGDMMKSKHGMPSRESFHGSRGGEKDDNNDFVKNWKTTTPWDGDETYSMKMSPGLDDWRLKKRHSSPKGDWNGSHRSRSRSWSRSRSRSRSRSPVRSVRWQSGLHERTRNRSGVSTQLCKDFMAGRCRRGSQCHFLHQDIQSREDGWDNRQKRAGVSKYITHDDCKDYLVKSGRSTDCCTDFLKGNCRRGASCRFAHDGATDGFGRRTTNEISSERENTKRNRIRTPDRDGEREARRSSDIPCKFFASGNCHNGKYCRFSHHGQARASPDRRSRGDRGVWCPSSINVDRLQDGPTLRDTDASFNVNKSWNAPERSDANVINEAEIPWNGPKWSDLDASNDANNSWTSSKWSDAEASNDANNLWTGSKWSDTGAYLGATKFSKDTIAKNGASEPRFSNWSMDERWRHNYDVSGKNIEADVQYKTVDIDKDEQTPTKIENSGVNIGVSEPKGAEESLGDMEMSPEWNYKIQSSVKKELTHGSKPAIVETLLHSQERNITEEASGQVHDGLAALQPMLTEKSNVHQDHLMRCSSGVALPCVSNALNTTSNSHIVLNFCINNTPLPSFDQPGPSPSTLPCSNLDAVGQSQVTIPSNEVTKEDAQNGLLFHEEKRSNELNIGDANVLHGNSGSKSTQTMVTSIANSGSHIEPDSMPNLQPDQDITFPKIYDPISDSIEPAKKQGTDTKPLGFSIQPVAEKNTDGQPELSANKLLPSSLLCSNNDDDYHNDLSSRREPDFDSHKPNQLEPVASSEAKKKNEGVEETKKAEGENGPSESGDADDKTDEAKKNKDSKGIRAFKFALVEFVKDLLKPTWKEGQIGKEAYKNIVKKVVDKVIATVQGTNIPQTPEKIDQYLSFSKPKLSKLVQAYVEKFQKS; encoded by the exons ATGAGTGGAAGCAGAAAACGTGGTTCTAAGTGGAATTCAAAAGAGGAACAACAATATTCTCTTGAAAATGTACGAGATAAAGCTTGGTCTGCGAAAGTCAGTGCGCCTTTTCATGATAGAGAATCAGAACATGGATATTTCTCTGCAGAGGTTGGTAGGAAAGACAAGTGGTCTGTTGTCGGAGTCGGTGACATGATGAAATCTAAGCATGGAATGCCTTCAAGGGAATCTTTTCATGGAAGCAGAGGTGGTGAAAAGGATGATAACAATGACTTTGTTAAAAATTGGAAAACTACAACTCCATGGGACGGGGATGAGACTTACAGCATGAAAATGTCACCTGGTCTTGATGATTGGAGGCTTAAAAAACGCCACAGTTCTCCTAAAGGTGATTGGAATGGGTCTCACAG AAGCAGGAGTAGGAGCTGGAGCAGAAGTCGAAGTAGAAGCAGGAGCCGGAGTCCAGTTCGTAGCGTTCGGTGGCAATCAGGATTACATGAGAGAACCAGAAACAGATCTGGAGTGTCAACTCAATTATGTAAAGATTTTATGGCTGGTAGATGCAGGAGAGGCAGTCAGTGTCACTTTCTTCACCAAGATATTCAAAGTCGTGAGGATGGTTGGGATAATAGACAAAAGAGAGCTGGTGTTTCAAAATATATTACTCACGATGATTGTAAAGATTACCTTGTTAAGAGTGGAAGATCTACTGATTGCTGCACTGATTTTCTGAAAGGTAACTGCCGCAGGGGTGCATCATGTAGGTTTGCTCATGATGGTGCTACTGATGGCTTTGGTAGAAGAACAACGAATGAGATTAGTAGTGAAAGGGAAAACACCAAGCGGAACAGAATTAGAACTCCAGATCGTGATGGTGAGCGTGAAGCTCGTCGAAGCAGTGATATTCCTTGCAAATTCTTTGCTTCTGGAAATTGTCATAATGGAAAATATTGTAGGTTTTCTCATCATGGTCAGGCACGTGCAAGTCCTGATAGAAGGTCACGTGGTGATAGAGGTGTATGGTGTCCAAGTTCCATTAATGTGGATAGGTTGCAGGATGGTCCAACATTGAGAGATACAGATGCTTCATTCAATGTGAATAAATCTTGGAATGCTCCTGAAAGAAGTGATGCTAATGTGATAAATGAAGCTGAGATACCCTGGAATGGTCCAAAATGGAGTGATCTTGATGCTTCAAATGATGCAAACAATTCATGGACTAGTTCAAAATGGAGTGATGCTGAGGCTTCAAATGATGCGAACAACTTATGGACTGGTTCAAAATGGAGTGATACAGGTGCCTACTTAGGGGCTACAAAGTTCAGCAAGGACACAATTGCAAAAAATGGTGCCTCTGAACCAAGATTCTCTAATTGGTCCATGGATGAGAGATGGCGGCACAACTATGATGTCAGTGGAAAGAACATTGAGGCTGATGTGCAGTATAAAACAGTTGATATTGACAAGGATGAACAAACTCCAACGAAGATAGAAAATTCAGGTGTTAATATTGGTGTATCAGAACCAAAAGGTGCTGAAGAGTCGCTTGGTGATATGGAAATGTCCCCTGAGTGGAATTACAAGATACAGTCTTCTGTTAAAAAGGAACTCACTCATGGTTCAAAACCAGCTATTGTCGAAACACTTTTACATTCTCAAGAAAGGAATATAACTGAAGAGGCCTCAGGTCAGGTACATGATGGGCTTGCAGCTTTGCAGCCAATGTTAACTGAGAAATCTAACGTTCACCAGGACCACCTGATGAGGTGCAGCAGTGGTGTAGCACTGCCATGTGTCAGCAATGCTCTTAACACAACTTCCAATTCACACATTGTTCTAAATTTTTGTATCAACAACACGCCATTGCCAAGCTTTGACCAGCCTGGGCCAAGTCCGAGTACTTTACCTTGTTCAAACTTAGATGCAGTTGGACAAAGTCAAGTGACAATCCCTTCTAATGAAGTGACTAAGGAAGATGCCCAAAACGGCCTGCTGTTTCATGAGGAGAAAAGAAGCAATGAACTAAATATTGGGGATGCTAATGTATTACATGGTAATTCTGGATCTAAGTCAACTCAGACTATG GTGACGTCTATTGCAAACTCTGGAAGTCATATTGAGCCAGATTCCATGCCAAATCTACAGCCAGATCAAGACATTACTTTCCCAAAAATATATGACCCTATATCTGACAGTATTGAGCCTGCCAAGAAGCAGGGCACAGATACAAAGCCTTTGGGGTTTTCAATACAGCCTGTTGCAGAGAAAAATACTGATGGCCAACCTGAACTATCGGCTAATAAGTTGTTACCTTCATCTCTTTTGTGTAGTAATAATGATGATGATTATCATAATGATCTCAGTTCCAGAAGAGAGCCTGATTTTGATAGCCATAAGCCAAATCAGCTGGAGCCTGTTGCAAGTTCTGAGgcaaagaagaaaaatgaaggagTTGAGGAAACCAAGAAAGCTGAAGGGGAGAATGGCCCATCAGAGAGTGGAGATGCTGATGACAAGACTGATGAGGCCAAGAAGAACAAGGATAGTAAGGGAATTCGTGCATTTAAATTTGCACTCGTTGAGTTTGTCAAGGATCTCCTCAAACCGACATGGAAGGAAGGTCAAATTGGCAAAGAGGCTTACAAAAACATTGTGAAGAAGGTTGTTGACAAAGTGATTGCTACAGTTCAAGGGACTAATATTCCGCAAACACCTGAAAAAATTGATCAATATCTgtcattttcaaaaccaaagcTTAGCAAACTTGTACAG GCATATGTGGAAAAGTTTCAGAAGAGCTAA
- the LOC108482982 gene encoding zinc finger CCCH domain-containing protein 38 isoform X4 — translation MAGRCRRGSQCHFLHQDIQSREDGWDNRQKRAGVSKYITHDDCKDYLVKSGRSTDCCTDFLKGNCRRGASCRFAHDGATDGFGRRTTNEISSERENTKRNRIRTPDRDGEREARRSSDIPCKFFASGNCHNGKYCRFSHHGQARASPDRRSRGDRGVWCPSSINVDRLQDGPTLRDTDASFNVNKSWNAPERSDANVINEAEIPWNGPKWSDLDASNDANNSWTSSKWSDAEASNDANNLWTGSKWSDTGAYLGATKFSKDTIAKNGASEPRFSNWSMDERWRHNYDVSGKNIEADVQYKTVDIDKDEQTPTKIENSGVNIGVSEPKGAEESLGDMEMSPEWNYKIQSSVKKELTHGSKPAIVETLLHSQERNITEEASGQVHDGLAALQPMLTEKSNVHQDHLMRCSSGVALPCVSNALNTTSNSHIVLNFCINNTPLPSFDQPGPSPSTLPCSNLDAVGQSQVTIPSNEVTKEDAQNGLLFHEEKRSNELNIGDANVLHGNSGSKSTQTMVSNEQLTQLTNLSASLAQLFGKGQQLPLLHAALNAHNGMQVTSIANSGSHIEPDSMPNLQPDQDITFPKIYDPISDSIEPAKKQGTDTKPLGFSIQPVAEKNTDGQPELSANKLLPSSLLCSNNDDDYHNDLSSRREPDFDSHKPNQLEPVASSEAKKKNEGVEETKKAEGENGPSESGDADDKTDEAKKNKDSKGIRAFKFALVEFVKDLLKPTWKEGQIGKEAYKNIVKKVVDKVIATVQGTNIPQTPEKIDQYLSFSKPKLSKLVQAYVEKFQKS, via the exons ATGGCTGGTAGATGCAGGAGAGGCAGTCAGTGTCACTTTCTTCACCAAGATATTCAAAGTCGTGAGGATGGTTGGGATAATAGACAAAAGAGAGCTGGTGTTTCAAAATATATTACTCACGATGATTGTAAAGATTACCTTGTTAAGAGTGGAAGATCTACTGATTGCTGCACTGATTTTCTGAAAGGTAACTGCCGCAGGGGTGCATCATGTAGGTTTGCTCATGATGGTGCTACTGATGGCTTTGGTAGAAGAACAACGAATGAGATTAGTAGTGAAAGGGAAAACACCAAGCGGAACAGAATTAGAACTCCAGATCGTGATGGTGAGCGTGAAGCTCGTCGAAGCAGTGATATTCCTTGCAAATTCTTTGCTTCTGGAAATTGTCATAATGGAAAATATTGTAGGTTTTCTCATCATGGTCAGGCACGTGCAAGTCCTGATAGAAGGTCACGTGGTGATAGAGGTGTATGGTGTCCAAGTTCCATTAATGTGGATAGGTTGCAGGATGGTCCAACATTGAGAGATACAGATGCTTCATTCAATGTGAATAAATCTTGGAATGCTCCTGAAAGAAGTGATGCTAATGTGATAAATGAAGCTGAGATACCCTGGAATGGTCCAAAATGGAGTGATCTTGATGCTTCAAATGATGCAAACAATTCATGGACTAGTTCAAAATGGAGTGATGCTGAGGCTTCAAATGATGCGAACAACTTATGGACTGGTTCAAAATGGAGTGATACAGGTGCCTACTTAGGGGCTACAAAGTTCAGCAAGGACACAATTGCAAAAAATGGTGCCTCTGAACCAAGATTCTCTAATTGGTCCATGGATGAGAGATGGCGGCACAACTATGATGTCAGTGGAAAGAACATTGAGGCTGATGTGCAGTATAAAACAGTTGATATTGACAAGGATGAACAAACTCCAACGAAGATAGAAAATTCAGGTGTTAATATTGGTGTATCAGAACCAAAAGGTGCTGAAGAGTCGCTTGGTGATATGGAAATGTCCCCTGAGTGGAATTACAAGATACAGTCTTCTGTTAAAAAGGAACTCACTCATGGTTCAAAACCAGCTATTGTCGAAACACTTTTACATTCTCAAGAAAGGAATATAACTGAAGAGGCCTCAGGTCAGGTACATGATGGGCTTGCAGCTTTGCAGCCAATGTTAACTGAGAAATCTAACGTTCACCAGGACCACCTGATGAGGTGCAGCAGTGGTGTAGCACTGCCATGTGTCAGCAATGCTCTTAACACAACTTCCAATTCACACATTGTTCTAAATTTTTGTATCAACAACACGCCATTGCCAAGCTTTGACCAGCCTGGGCCAAGTCCGAGTACTTTACCTTGTTCAAACTTAGATGCAGTTGGACAAAGTCAAGTGACAATCCCTTCTAATGAAGTGACTAAGGAAGATGCCCAAAACGGCCTGCTGTTTCATGAGGAGAAAAGAAGCAATGAACTAAATATTGGGGATGCTAATGTATTACATGGTAATTCTGGATCTAAGTCAACTCAGACTATGGTAAGCAATGAGCAGCTCACCCAACTTACCAATCTTTCAGCCTCTCTAGCTCAGTTGTTTGGAAAGGGGCAGCAACTTCCATTACTTCATGCTGCTCTTAATGCCCATAATGGAATGCAGGTGACGTCTATTGCAAACTCTGGAAGTCATATTGAGCCAGATTCCATGCCAAATCTACAGCCAGATCAAGACATTACTTTCCCAAAAATATATGACCCTATATCTGACAGTATTGAGCCTGCCAAGAAGCAGGGCACAGATACAAAGCCTTTGGGGTTTTCAATACAGCCTGTTGCAGAGAAAAATACTGATGGCCAACCTGAACTATCGGCTAATAAGTTGTTACCTTCATCTCTTTTGTGTAGTAATAATGATGATGATTATCATAATGATCTCAGTTCCAGAAGAGAGCCTGATTTTGATAGCCATAAGCCAAATCAGCTGGAGCCTGTTGCAAGTTCTGAGgcaaagaagaaaaatgaaggagTTGAGGAAACCAAGAAAGCTGAAGGGGAGAATGGCCCATCAGAGAGTGGAGATGCTGATGACAAGACTGATGAGGCCAAGAAGAACAAGGATAGTAAGGGAATTCGTGCATTTAAATTTGCACTCGTTGAGTTTGTCAAGGATCTCCTCAAACCGACATGGAAGGAAGGTCAAATTGGCAAAGAGGCTTACAAAAACATTGTGAAGAAGGTTGTTGACAAAGTGATTGCTACAGTTCAAGGGACTAATATTCCGCAAACACCTGAAAAAATTGATCAATATCTgtcattttcaaaaccaaagcTTAGCAAACTTGTACAG GCATATGTGGAAAAGTTTCAGAAGAGCTAA
- the LOC108482982 gene encoding zinc finger CCCH domain-containing protein 38 isoform X2, giving the protein MSGSRKRGSKWNSKEEQQYSLENVRDKAWSAKVSAPFHDRESEHGYFSAEVGRKDKWSVVGVGDMMKSKHGMPSRESFHGSRGGEKDDNNDFVKNWKTTTPWDGDETYSMKMSPGLDDWRLKKRHSSPKGDWNGSHRSRSWSRSRSRSRSRSPVRSVRWQSGLHERTRNRSGVSTQLCKDFMAGRCRRGSQCHFLHQDIQSREDGWDNRQKRAGVSKYITHDDCKDYLVKSGRSTDCCTDFLKGNCRRGASCRFAHDGATDGFGRRTTNEISSERENTKRNRIRTPDRDGEREARRSSDIPCKFFASGNCHNGKYCRFSHHGQARASPDRRSRGDRGVWCPSSINVDRLQDGPTLRDTDASFNVNKSWNAPERSDANVINEAEIPWNGPKWSDLDASNDANNSWTSSKWSDAEASNDANNLWTGSKWSDTGAYLGATKFSKDTIAKNGASEPRFSNWSMDERWRHNYDVSGKNIEADVQYKTVDIDKDEQTPTKIENSGVNIGVSEPKGAEESLGDMEMSPEWNYKIQSSVKKELTHGSKPAIVETLLHSQERNITEEASGQVHDGLAALQPMLTEKSNVHQDHLMRCSSGVALPCVSNALNTTSNSHIVLNFCINNTPLPSFDQPGPSPSTLPCSNLDAVGQSQVTIPSNEVTKEDAQNGLLFHEEKRSNELNIGDANVLHGNSGSKSTQTMVSNEQLTQLTNLSASLAQLFGKGQQLPLLHAALNAHNGMQVTSIANSGSHIEPDSMPNLQPDQDITFPKIYDPISDSIEPAKKQGTDTKPLGFSIQPVAEKNTDGQPELSANKLLPSSLLCSNNDDDYHNDLSSRREPDFDSHKPNQLEPVASSEAKKKNEGVEETKKAEGENGPSESGDADDKTDEAKKNKDSKGIRAFKFALVEFVKDLLKPTWKEGQIGKEAYKNIVKKVVDKVIATVQGTNIPQTPEKIDQYLSFSKPKLSKLVQAYVEKFQKS; this is encoded by the exons ATGAGTGGAAGCAGAAAACGTGGTTCTAAGTGGAATTCAAAAGAGGAACAACAATATTCTCTTGAAAATGTACGAGATAAAGCTTGGTCTGCGAAAGTCAGTGCGCCTTTTCATGATAGAGAATCAGAACATGGATATTTCTCTGCAGAGGTTGGTAGGAAAGACAAGTGGTCTGTTGTCGGAGTCGGTGACATGATGAAATCTAAGCATGGAATGCCTTCAAGGGAATCTTTTCATGGAAGCAGAGGTGGTGAAAAGGATGATAACAATGACTTTGTTAAAAATTGGAAAACTACAACTCCATGGGACGGGGATGAGACTTACAGCATGAAAATGTCACCTGGTCTTGATGATTGGAGGCTTAAAAAACGCCACAGTTCTCCTAAAGGTGATTGGAATGGGTCTCACAG GAGTAGGAGCTGGAGCAGAAGTCGAAGTAGAAGCAGGAGCCGGAGTCCAGTTCGTAGCGTTCGGTGGCAATCAGGATTACATGAGAGAACCAGAAACAGATCTGGAGTGTCAACTCAATTATGTAAAGATTTTATGGCTGGTAGATGCAGGAGAGGCAGTCAGTGTCACTTTCTTCACCAAGATATTCAAAGTCGTGAGGATGGTTGGGATAATAGACAAAAGAGAGCTGGTGTTTCAAAATATATTACTCACGATGATTGTAAAGATTACCTTGTTAAGAGTGGAAGATCTACTGATTGCTGCACTGATTTTCTGAAAGGTAACTGCCGCAGGGGTGCATCATGTAGGTTTGCTCATGATGGTGCTACTGATGGCTTTGGTAGAAGAACAACGAATGAGATTAGTAGTGAAAGGGAAAACACCAAGCGGAACAGAATTAGAACTCCAGATCGTGATGGTGAGCGTGAAGCTCGTCGAAGCAGTGATATTCCTTGCAAATTCTTTGCTTCTGGAAATTGTCATAATGGAAAATATTGTAGGTTTTCTCATCATGGTCAGGCACGTGCAAGTCCTGATAGAAGGTCACGTGGTGATAGAGGTGTATGGTGTCCAAGTTCCATTAATGTGGATAGGTTGCAGGATGGTCCAACATTGAGAGATACAGATGCTTCATTCAATGTGAATAAATCTTGGAATGCTCCTGAAAGAAGTGATGCTAATGTGATAAATGAAGCTGAGATACCCTGGAATGGTCCAAAATGGAGTGATCTTGATGCTTCAAATGATGCAAACAATTCATGGACTAGTTCAAAATGGAGTGATGCTGAGGCTTCAAATGATGCGAACAACTTATGGACTGGTTCAAAATGGAGTGATACAGGTGCCTACTTAGGGGCTACAAAGTTCAGCAAGGACACAATTGCAAAAAATGGTGCCTCTGAACCAAGATTCTCTAATTGGTCCATGGATGAGAGATGGCGGCACAACTATGATGTCAGTGGAAAGAACATTGAGGCTGATGTGCAGTATAAAACAGTTGATATTGACAAGGATGAACAAACTCCAACGAAGATAGAAAATTCAGGTGTTAATATTGGTGTATCAGAACCAAAAGGTGCTGAAGAGTCGCTTGGTGATATGGAAATGTCCCCTGAGTGGAATTACAAGATACAGTCTTCTGTTAAAAAGGAACTCACTCATGGTTCAAAACCAGCTATTGTCGAAACACTTTTACATTCTCAAGAAAGGAATATAACTGAAGAGGCCTCAGGTCAGGTACATGATGGGCTTGCAGCTTTGCAGCCAATGTTAACTGAGAAATCTAACGTTCACCAGGACCACCTGATGAGGTGCAGCAGTGGTGTAGCACTGCCATGTGTCAGCAATGCTCTTAACACAACTTCCAATTCACACATTGTTCTAAATTTTTGTATCAACAACACGCCATTGCCAAGCTTTGACCAGCCTGGGCCAAGTCCGAGTACTTTACCTTGTTCAAACTTAGATGCAGTTGGACAAAGTCAAGTGACAATCCCTTCTAATGAAGTGACTAAGGAAGATGCCCAAAACGGCCTGCTGTTTCATGAGGAGAAAAGAAGCAATGAACTAAATATTGGGGATGCTAATGTATTACATGGTAATTCTGGATCTAAGTCAACTCAGACTATGGTAAGCAATGAGCAGCTCACCCAACTTACCAATCTTTCAGCCTCTCTAGCTCAGTTGTTTGGAAAGGGGCAGCAACTTCCATTACTTCATGCTGCTCTTAATGCCCATAATGGAATGCAGGTGACGTCTATTGCAAACTCTGGAAGTCATATTGAGCCAGATTCCATGCCAAATCTACAGCCAGATCAAGACATTACTTTCCCAAAAATATATGACCCTATATCTGACAGTATTGAGCCTGCCAAGAAGCAGGGCACAGATACAAAGCCTTTGGGGTTTTCAATACAGCCTGTTGCAGAGAAAAATACTGATGGCCAACCTGAACTATCGGCTAATAAGTTGTTACCTTCATCTCTTTTGTGTAGTAATAATGATGATGATTATCATAATGATCTCAGTTCCAGAAGAGAGCCTGATTTTGATAGCCATAAGCCAAATCAGCTGGAGCCTGTTGCAAGTTCTGAGgcaaagaagaaaaatgaaggagTTGAGGAAACCAAGAAAGCTGAAGGGGAGAATGGCCCATCAGAGAGTGGAGATGCTGATGACAAGACTGATGAGGCCAAGAAGAACAAGGATAGTAAGGGAATTCGTGCATTTAAATTTGCACTCGTTGAGTTTGTCAAGGATCTCCTCAAACCGACATGGAAGGAAGGTCAAATTGGCAAAGAGGCTTACAAAAACATTGTGAAGAAGGTTGTTGACAAAGTGATTGCTACAGTTCAAGGGACTAATATTCCGCAAACACCTGAAAAAATTGATCAATATCTgtcattttcaaaaccaaagcTTAGCAAACTTGTACAG GCATATGTGGAAAAGTTTCAGAAGAGCTAA